One window of Pseudomonas urmiensis genomic DNA carries:
- a CDS encoding DUF4304 domain-containing protein, whose product MKKPLTTNKTFNSTSVQLGFQGDGATRFIEKADYYLLINHQKSAYNKTFYINVGIIYKELLSTHPSAQQLNGAFNVKNPTTVIHVDFRLDDFPGASQNLQETFDSLVKQHDLESSANVLMDNLKKLLSFMQENHARDNIRSLRDQKKLNAMILKEV is encoded by the coding sequence ATGAAAAAACCTTTAACAACGAATAAAACATTCAACTCAACCTCAGTGCAACTTGGCTTCCAGGGGGATGGAGCCACCCGCTTCATCGAGAAAGCCGACTATTACCTACTAATAAACCACCAAAAATCAGCATACAACAAGACATTCTATATAAATGTTGGCATTATTTATAAAGAGCTATTAAGCACCCACCCTAGCGCACAACAATTAAACGGCGCTTTTAATGTAAAAAATCCAACAACTGTAATCCATGTTGACTTCAGGCTAGATGACTTCCCTGGAGCCTCGCAAAACTTACAGGAAACATTTGACTCACTAGTCAAACAGCACGACCTCGAAAGCAGTGCGAACGTACTAATGGACAATCTAAAAAAACTTTTAAGCTTCATGCAAGAAAACCATGCACGCGATAACATAAGATCCCTGAGAGACCAAAAAAAACTCAACGCAATGATACTCAAAGAGGTTTGA
- a CDS encoding DUF6756 family protein, with translation MNNELYKELECALKKLNIKIEKPINSEKNTLVRSIEKKYIRGNPRAWWTSMQRQPKIYEQPDSRGHLKILQIAPKTHEDVWLIADEDNEEKIILGLPIELIPSVLEECYYFEYYITPKDLSWLLAENDHGDLLLIIDDNK, from the coding sequence ATGAACAATGAACTATACAAAGAATTAGAGTGCGCACTAAAAAAACTAAATATCAAAATCGAAAAACCTATCAATAGCGAAAAAAACACACTAGTTAGATCAATCGAGAAAAAATACATCAGAGGAAATCCTAGGGCGTGGTGGACCTCTATGCAAAGGCAGCCGAAAATATATGAGCAACCTGACAGCCGAGGACACCTTAAAATCCTTCAGATAGCGCCAAAAACCCATGAAGATGTTTGGCTCATCGCAGACGAAGACAATGAAGAAAAAATCATACTAGGACTTCCTATAGAACTCATACCCTCAGTACTCGAAGAATGCTATTACTTTGAGTATTACATTACACCAAAGGATTTGTCCTGGCTGCTTGCAGAGAACGACCACGGGGACCTCCTTTTAATCATTGACGACAACAAGTGA
- a CDS encoding DUF4265 domain-containing protein has protein sequence MKILVRLRIDSDDYPPVSYESLWATLNPDDTCTIDNTPYYVYGLSKGDSVSVKFEDGERYADTITSKGGHSTLRVFSSNQDESMEIIDFIRKNGGNCSKSHGLSLFSVDIPAKCSFEVIDDYLSNIQNDDTIAFEDACLQHANIPQDRLLECLSLATLVETPAKAKLTQ, from the coding sequence ATGAAAATTTTAGTCCGACTAAGAATCGACTCAGATGACTACCCACCCGTTTCCTATGAATCACTGTGGGCTACCCTCAACCCTGACGACACATGCACAATAGACAACACTCCGTACTATGTATATGGCCTTAGCAAAGGGGACTCAGTGAGTGTGAAGTTCGAAGACGGGGAGCGTTATGCAGACACGATAACATCTAAAGGCGGACACTCAACTTTAAGAGTTTTTTCAAGCAACCAGGATGAGTCCATGGAGATAATAGATTTCATCAGGAAGAATGGGGGGAACTGTTCAAAATCTCATGGGCTATCACTATTTTCGGTCGACATCCCCGCAAAGTGCTCTTTTGAAGTGATTGATGATTATTTATCAAACATACAAAATGATGACACCATCGCATTCGAAGACGCGTGTCTGCAACATGCAAACATCCCTCAGGACAGACTGTTAGAGTGCCTATCACTGGCCACCCTAGTAGAAACCCCGGCCAAAGCCAAACTCACCCAATGA
- a CDS encoding immunity 26/phosphotriesterase HocA family protein has protein sequence MRKKNGTLGDILKIDLKNGSYAFGRVLKSPLIAFYDVASETQTPPEGLLSRDILFKVWVMKSAFKSKNWVIIGNSPIDTPLMEDPWFFKIDPISKKFSRYKDGIEVPAFREECLHLERAAAWSPEHIEDRLRDYFMGIPNKWVESLKCPT, from the coding sequence ATGCGTAAAAAGAATGGTACCTTAGGGGATATACTGAAAATTGATTTAAAAAATGGGTCCTACGCCTTTGGTCGAGTGCTCAAAAGCCCGCTCATAGCCTTTTACGATGTTGCCTCAGAAACTCAGACCCCACCGGAAGGACTTTTGAGCAGAGATATATTATTCAAAGTATGGGTAATGAAAAGCGCATTTAAATCCAAAAACTGGGTGATAATCGGAAACTCACCAATTGACACCCCTCTTATGGAAGATCCATGGTTCTTCAAAATAGACCCCATCAGCAAAAAATTCTCAAGATACAAAGACGGCATAGAAGTCCCAGCATTTCGAGAGGAGTGTTTGCATTTAGAAAGAGCTGCCGCATGGTCCCCAGAACATATTGAAGATAGGCTACGCGATTATTTCATGGGCATTCCAAACAAGTGGGTAGAGTCATTGAAATGCCCGACTTGA